A section of the Clostridiales bacterium genome encodes:
- the plsX gene encoding phosphate acyltransferase PlsX, whose translation MKILIDAFGGDHAPKEIIKGAIDALKNNPDIKIVLSGKQDIISKELENYEFDLDRIEILDAPEVISNDEHPTLAIRAKKESSLVKGLYRLKEDPQIAAMISAGSTGAFLTGAMLILGRLDGIDRPALAPVLPTITRGHTMLIDGGANMDCKPEYFVQFAIMGSAYMQSVFNIESPRVGLLSVGTEDEKGNAQTKAALELLRKAPINFKGNMEARDALSGDYDVLVSDGFGGNIMLKSIEGAVNMILTALKQAVMERTLSKIGAALMKPAFKQLKERLDYNKVGGAPFLGCKKIVIKTHGSSKAEAIAAAISQAQTMAKMDLIGKIKSGIEKII comes from the coding sequence ATGAAGATTTTAATTGACGCGTTTGGCGGAGATCATGCGCCGAAAGAGATTATAAAAGGCGCGATTGACGCCCTAAAAAACAATCCCGACATTAAAATAGTTTTATCAGGCAAGCAAGATATAATTTCAAAAGAGTTAGAAAATTATGAGTTTGATTTAGACCGCATAGAAATATTGGACGCCCCGGAAGTAATTTCCAACGACGAGCATCCAACCTTGGCAATACGCGCAAAAAAAGAGTCGTCATTGGTAAAAGGGCTATACCGTTTGAAAGAAGATCCCCAAATAGCCGCCATGATATCGGCGGGAAGTACGGGCGCGTTTTTAACGGGCGCGATGCTGATTTTGGGAAGATTGGACGGCATAGACAGACCGGCGCTAGCGCCCGTTCTGCCTACAATTACCCGCGGGCACACAATGCTGATTGATGGCGGCGCCAATATGGATTGCAAGCCCGAGTATTTTGTCCAGTTTGCCATTATGGGTTCGGCTTATATGCAATCCGTTTTTAATATAGAATCCCCTCGCGTGGGCCTTTTGTCCGTAGGCACAGAGGACGAAAAGGGCAACGCCCAAACAAAAGCCGCGCTGGAGCTTTTGAGAAAAGCCCCTATTAACTTTAAGGGCAATATGGAAGCAAGAGACGCGCTCTCGGGCGATTACGATGTTTTGGTGTCGGACGGCTTTGGAGGCAATATAATGCTAAAGTCCATAGAGGGAGCAGTAAATATGATATTGACGGCGCTCAAACAAGCCGTTATGGAAAGGACATTATCCAAAATCGGCGCGGCGCTTATGAAACCCGCGTTTAAGCAACTAAAAGAGAGGCTAGACTACAACAAAGTGGGCGGAGCGCCGTTTTTGGGTTGCAAAAAAATTGTCATCAAAACCCACGGCTCGTCCAAAGCCGAGGCAATAGCGGCCGCCATATCGCAGGCTCAAACTATGGCTAAGATGGACTTAATCGGAAAAATCAAAAGCGGAATTGAAAAGATAATTTGA
- the rpmF gene encoding 50S ribosomal protein L32, producing MAVPKRKVSKQRSNTRYANWKAQAPNLGECPQCHEPKLAHRVCKACGYYDGEKVVDVKQNKEK from the coding sequence ATGGCAGTTCCCAAGCGAAAAGTATCCAAACAAAGATCAAACACAAGATACGCCAATTGGAAGGCCCAAGCGCCCAATTTAGGCGAATGTCCTCAATGTCATGAACCCAAACTTGCCCATCGCGTGTGCAAGGCTTGCGGATATTATGACGGGGAAAAAGTTGTCGATGTGAAACAAAATAAAGAAAAATAA
- the rnc gene encoding ribonuclease III: MDIAKIQNLIGYEFNNKEFLITAFTHSSYSNEHQVQSNEMLEFLGDSVLSLAVSEYLYQNADSNWKEKDLSEKRAIIVNKTPLAKAIDKKKGLIGFLRCGVGEARSNPTKSEATKCDLYEAIVGAIFLDGGMQAAKAFIHRTLGANMAQALKAKTGNYVGLLLEHTLLQKKDIFRYAQTNQDQPMFLVEVVLDQKTLSKAQAKSKAQAEKLAAKAACVKLGLL, encoded by the coding sequence ATGGACATAGCAAAAATTCAAAACCTTATAGGATATGAATTTAACAATAAAGAATTTTTAATTACCGCCTTTACCCACTCGTCATATTCCAACGAACACCAAGTCCAAAGCAATGAAATGCTTGAGTTTTTGGGCGACAGCGTTTTGAGTTTAGCCGTTAGCGAGTATTTATACCAAAACGCCGATTCCAACTGGAAAGAAAAAGATTTGTCCGAAAAACGCGCGATCATAGTCAACAAAACGCCTTTGGCTAAAGCGATAGATAAAAAAAAGGGGCTTATCGGCTTTTTAAGATGCGGAGTGGGCGAAGCGCGCTCAAACCCTACCAAATCGGAAGCGACCAAATGCGATTTGTATGAAGCTATCGTGGGCGCTATTTTTTTGGACGGCGGCATGCAGGCGGCCAAAGCTTTTATCCATAGGACCTTAGGCGCCAATATGGCTCAAGCGCTAAAGGCCAAGACAGGCAATTATGTGGGATTGCTTTTGGAACATACCTTATTGCAAAAAAAAGATATTTTTAGATATGCCCAAACCAACCAAGACCAGCCGATGTTTTTGGTGGAGGTCGTGCTAGACCAAAAAACATTATCCAAAGCCCAAGCCAAGAGCAAAGCCCAAGCCGAAAAACTGGCGGCCAAGGCCGCTTGCGTCAAACTGGGGCTTCTTTAG